In Lolium rigidum isolate FL_2022 chromosome 7, APGP_CSIRO_Lrig_0.1, whole genome shotgun sequence, the DNA window aaaaggcagaatctgtcaaaacagaacagtccgtaaagatggattttattaggccaccagacttgctcaaatgaaaatgctcaaattgaatgaaagttgcgtacatatctgaggatcatgcacgtaaattggcttaattttctgagctacctacagggaagtagacccagattcgtgacagcaaagaaatctggaactgcgcagtaatccaaatctagtacttactttactatcaaagactttacttggcacaacaaaactcaaaactaagataaggagaggttgctacagtagtaaacaacttccaagacacaaatataaaacaaagtactgtagcaaaataacacatgggttatctcccaagaagttctttctttttagccattaagatgggctcagcagttttaatgatgcactcgcaagaaatagtaggtgaagcaaaagagagcatcaaaaagcaaattcaaaaaaaatttaagcctaacatgcttcctatgcatgggaatcttgtaaataaacaagttcatgaagagcaaagtaacaagcataggaagatagaacaagtgtagcttcaaaaatttcagcacatagagaggcattttagtaacatgaaaatttctacaaccatattttcctctctcataataactttcgagtagcaacatgagcaaactcaacaatataactatcacataaagcattcttatcatgagtctcatgcataaaattattactctccacataagcataatcaattttattagtaatagtgggagcaaattcaacaaagtagctatcattattattctcatcatcaaatataggaggcatagtatcatcaaagaaaattttctcctcaatgcttgggggactaaaatgatcatgaaaaccagcttccccaagcttagaactttctatattattatcaacaatggtgttcaaagcgttcatactaatattactaccagcatgcaaataagatttcataggttttttaattttcgcatcaaaccatccatgtcttaaatcagaaaatagaataagaagctcattgttgtccattatgccaaactagtgtaaacaagaaacaaaaagatgcaattgcaggatctaaaggaaatagcttcgagcacacacacaacggtaacagaaaagtacttatgcctgggaccggagtatgagagccttttacctttcctccccggcaacggcgccagaaaagtgcttgttgccggggttgccggtgtgtgagtgccgtttacctttcctccccggcaacggcgccagaaaagtgcttgatgtctacgggagcttctattcttgtagacagtgttgggcctccaagagcagaggtttgtagaacaagcagcaagtttcccttaagtggatcacccaaggtttatcgatctcagggaggaagaggtcaaagatatccctctcatgcaaccctgcaaccacaaagcaagaagtctcttgtgtccccaacacacctaataggtgtactagttcggcgaagagatagtgaaatacaggtggtatgaatatatatgagtagtagcaacaacaccagaaaagtgctttgcccatgacagtaaacaagcagtagtaacgcaacagtagtaacgcagtaaaacagtaaacaagcagcgatagcagtatttaggaacaaggcctagggattagactttcactagtggacactctcaacattaatcacataacagaatagataaatgcgtactctacactctcttgttggatgatgaacacattgcgtaggattacacgaaccctcaataccggagttaacaagctccacaattcaatgttcatatttaaataaccttagagtgcatgaaagatcaattcgactaaaccaagtactaacatagcatgcacactgtcaccttcatgctatgtaggaggaataatacacatcaatactatcatagcaatagttaacttcataatctacaagagatcataatcatagcataaaccaagtactaacatggatgcacacactgtcaccattacaccgtgcaggaggaataaaactactttaataacattgctagagtagcacatagataaattgtgatacaaaatacattgcaatcataaagagatataaataagcacttcactacgccattcataacggtgagtaagtattatgtgaaatatagcctaagagacccacacggtgcacacactgtcacctttacacacgtgggacaaggagtctccggagatcacataagtaaaactctcttgactagcataatgacatctagattaaaagcatcatcatatgaatctcaatcatgtaaggcagctcacgagattattgtattgaagcacataggagagagatgaaccacatagctaccggtacagccccgagcctcgatggagaactactcctcctcatgggagcagcggcggtgatgaagatggcggtggagatggcagcggtgtcgatggagaagccttccgggggcacttccctgctccggcagggtgccagaacagagactcctgtcccccagatcttggcttcgcgatggcggcggctctggaaggttttccgtatcgtggtttttcgcaatagggttttcgcgacggaggctttaaataggcggaagggcagcctcggagggggcctggggggcccacaccatagggcggcgcggccccccctctggccgcgccagggtgtggtgtggggcccccggggcttccctacggcggctctcgggtgttccggaaggctccgggaaaaatagggactcgggtcttgatttcgtccaattccgagaatatttcgttactaggatttacgaaaccaaaaacagcagaaaacaggaactggcacttcggcatcttgttaataggttagttccagaaaatgcacgaatatgacataaagtgtgcataaaacatgtaggtatcatcaataatatggcatggaacataagaaattatcgatacgccggaggcgtatcagcgccttccggaacacgacactcCAGCCAGATCACCGGGAACTCGCAGCATGCAGATCTTCATCTTGGCGTGATTTGGAACCCTAGGATAACCACCATTATTTGGCCAGGCCAGCAGCCCCCTCACCGCCGGCCGGCTTCCGGCTAACAGATGGAACGGGTCGACCCGTGCTGGCCCAGATCGGGATCCAGGTCATCCCCAGATCGAGCGCGCAAGCGTGGTACCGAGAGGCAGGACTGCACGTgagtgccgccgtccgccgccgccggcccaccACCGTGCGCGCCCAACAGTGTCTCCTCCACGCCTCCCTGCCGCGCGCAAGCGCCGCCCACCGGCCAGCGCCGCCGTCCCGCCGCCTCGACTCCACCTGCGCCGCCCGATGTCAAGCCCCCCACGCGAAGGAAGCCCGACGGGCCGCACCATCCCTGCCCGCCGCCCTTCGACAACAGGGCGTGACCGCCACCGCCGGCATCGGCGGCGGCAACAGCCGGTGTGGGAGATCGGGATCgggtgttcttgggttggtgggtGGCCTCCGGAGCCGCCCTTAGATACAGTGCAGTTTGTATTTGCATAGAAAAACACAGAAAAAACAATTGTCCTGATAAGGATGATTATTACTTATGTGCTGAGTTAGAGCCGGTGAGTACTAAGGTTTGGTGCTTTTATTGAGCATTGACATATTTTAATTTCTCGTCACTAGTtggtacatatatagttgacctaATGCTCGTTTGAAATATCATGAAATGAGAACATTCTGCAGAAATTAACAGTTTACTTTGTTGTGTCTACTGATTCTTGCATATTAATTGTTCTTTTACGACATACCATGTACATATTTAAAGACGAAGTAAAGAAAATAGGCAATGTTTTTATCCACTCGCATGCTTATGAATTTTTCGGAGCAGGAGAAGAGGGCTTGCACTATATTTTTCAAATTGCTTTGCTTTTCTTTTGCAGGAAATGTACATTCCTGTTGTAGTGTAAGAAATAGACCTTCAAGACTCAGAACACGCCATATACAATCAGATTTTTAAAGTTTTACCCCCTCCGTTCATAAATAAGTGCCACAACTTTTTTCTAAATAGGATGTATCTACACATTTAAATGTGTTTAGATGCATCCAAATCTAGACAAAGTTGTgacacttatttatggacggaggtagtactttaTCATGTCTAAAAACTTTGTAGAGAACCCTGAGATATACCCAGTCTTAAAACCTATGTAGCACTTTGTGCCAAAATTGCTAACTCcaatcatatactccctccgttctcttttaatttactcagatttagtacaattttgtactaaatttgagtcaattaaaaaagaacggagggagtacatgatttTGGATCCACAGGCGTTTGATTGCACATGCAAACCAAAATAATTATAAAAAGTGGTTGGAAGTTAAGGGGATTTTTTCCTTAAAAATTAGTGCAAATGAATTCTTTGTAGGAATtccaatcctatgaatcaaacactctttataggaaaaaaaaaatcctatgaaACTAAATCCTACGAAAATCATACATAATTCTTTTGAATCAATTTCAATGTGTTGCGTGGAAACATTTTTTTTGCACCGATAaaggatggcatatcacttctaaTGTTGATATATGTATTATCTACTACCAACATCATGTAAATACTAGAATAACTGTTTGACAAGCGTGTAAGTTTTTCGTTAGCTCGTGGCAACACACGTACACATTTTACTAGTTGTATAAACGCTTGAGAAGTTCAGTCTGCGCTAGATCGGCCAAACCACGCGGCCGTCGTGCATGGACTCATGGACGCATGAAAACGGAAGGAAAAAATAAAGAATGAGGAAGGAACTGCAGGATCATGACCACTTTAGCAAGTTCTGCTGCAGGTGCCCAAATCGATCCCCACACGGAGTGCTTAAACTAGCAGTAGCAGGCTGCTAACATCACGAGGTTGGCGAGGCTGCCAACCCTGCTTAGACAAAGACGACACGGCGCGCGCGCGCGATCCGTTGGTGCGGCAGATTTGGTATTTAATCCGTTTTTCCTCTATCGCGGCCCGCGCGCGCGCACGACAGCGACAGTATGCGGGCGGACGGGGCCGCGTCAGCCGCTGCGTCCCCGGCCCCAGCCCCGGCGAGCACCGCACCACACGCGGCTCCACGGTGGATATCCAGAAGGGCACGACCGCGACGACGCGGTGGCAGCGTGACCGGCGTCGGCGACACGGTCGCATCCGCTCGGCCCCGACCCGGCCGCGCCACTCGCTCGCCAGAGCACTTTCCACTCGCTCTCATTGAAGCGGTCAGCCGCACACAACGCCCAGCCTCCTTCGCCTTCCTCCTTCCCCTGTCTGTCCAGTCCACCACCGCGCATATAAATATTTCTGGGGAGCGCACGCATCGTTTTACATGAGCTCAGCGGCCTCCTCGTCTCTGCGCCTTATTCTATTTGCTCCGTTGATCTCTCCACCCAACAAACAGGGACGCATCTGCTTCCTCCCTCGATCTCTTCTCACGCGCCAGAGCAGCCGTTTATATATACATCGTCGTCAGACTCTCCGTCCGGTAGTGACTACCAAGAATTGCAGACTGCCGGAGAAACCTGACCAGCGCCCGCAGATAGACCCCTGACTGCGAGAATTGGAGCCGGAGAGGAAGACGAAGGAGGTCGAGGCGCCCGCACACGGATTGCCGCAAGAACTGGACTAATTTGGAGGAGAGCCAAGCTCAATTCAGAGGATCGGGGACAGGAGACAGGAATTCAAGAACACGCAAAGGGGAGCCCGCGAACGTCCCGTCTCGAGTGGACGCGAGAAAAGGTGGAAAAAGGCAGAGGCTAGCTAGTGGCGGGCGCTTTCTGTCTGTCCGGTGCAGCACCTGCCCGGCGAGCGACATCGAGCGAGGGATGTTCTTGGGCCCCGGCGGCTCATGGCGATCCCGgacaccagcggcggcggcggcggggctcgcCACGTCAGGTGCCCCAAGTGCCGCAGCGTGCTCCAGGAGCCCGCCGGCGTGCCCGTGTACCAATGCGGCGGCTGCGGCGCCAGCCTCCGAGGTAAACTCCGAGCTCCGCGCGCCCCTTGATTTTGAAAACTTTGTGCTACTTTGATGCTCAGGTTTCTGATTGAGTTCGTTCGTGTTCGTGCAGCCAAACCCCGCAGCGCCGACGCGCAGGACGCGGCCGTGAGCGCTGCGCAGTCATCGGAGAGCGCCTTGCCGTCGCCACGTCTGAGCCGGAGCGGGCGTTTGGGCTCCGGCGACGTGGCGAGCACCAGCGCCCCCGCCTCCCATCCCGATGCTCCGGCCAGCGCGCGGCACCAAGGAGCTGGCGCCGCGCGCCGGTCCGAGACCGGTGGCCTCGCGCCGGCGACAGAGCAAGCGTTGCCGAGCGGCGAGAAGAGGGGGCACGAGTCACACGATCATAGAAGTGCTGACCAGGAGGAAGCTCGTGGCAGTTCGGGTCGTCACAGGGCAGGAGGTGTTGTCAGCGCCTCTGCGCAACCGCCGCCGACCGCCGAGAAGAAGGGACACGATCATCGGGGTGCAGCTGAGGGCAGTTCTGGGCGTCACAGGGCAAGGGGTGCTGTCAGCGCTCCCAGCGCCAGTGCCGACTTCTCCAAGGGAAGCAGGGATGCAGCCGCAGAAAATTCAGATAGGAGACGAGAAGCTCAGCCTAATCCTGTTGTTGATGTCGCGACCAAGAGAGGTTCAGGCGAAGCGGCGCGGCCTCGGTCACGGGATCTCGGCGAAGCTTCGCCAGTGCCCGCTCGTGCCGCAGATTCCAGGTCTGCGCCGGCCGCGGTGAACTGGACACGTCGAGACgatgccgcggcggcggcggttgccgaGGAGAAGGCGCCGAGCCCTCCTCCTCGCCACGCGGCCCAGCCGCAGAAGATGAGCCCCCTGCACGAGAAGATCCTCAAGACGGTGGATGAGCTGAAGGACGACCTCTCCGAGCTTTTCAGCAAGTCCCCGGAGCTCAAGCCAAGCACGCCGCCGCGCACTCCTCGCCATCGCGCGCAAGAAGGCTACGCCTCTCGCCCGGCCATCCCTACCAGCAGAGCTCGCCACGCTGCGGCCGCTGCTGCTCTTTACCGTCGCGGCAACGCAGGTTACGCTGCAGACAAGCACGGCCAGGCTGCTCCCCGCGGCTTGCCGTCGCGGCGGTACCGCCGGTGCAGGGCTGATACGTTCAGCGGCCACCACGCGCGGCTGGATGAAccatgccgtcggcacagctgctgCGACCACGGTCACGGCAAGCCCGAGTGCGGCAGCTGCAGGGGGCACTGCTGCGGCGGCTCGTGCAGAGCGCGAGAGCACGCGCGGCCGGTTGCCGCCGTCCTGGAGGCCAAGCGGCGCGCGCCGGCACCGAAGCAGCACTGCCGGCCGGTCCTGAAGGGCGCGCCGTTCATCGTCTGCTCCAGCTGCTTCACGCTCGTCCAGGTGCCCGCGGGCTTCGCCGTGGCCAGCGCCAGGGTGCGCGACCTGCGCTGCGGCGCCTGCTCCGCCGTCCTCTCCTACTCCTACCGCGACCCGGACAGGAAGAAGCCCGCCGCTTCCCCGGCGCGCCACGTCGGCGCGCGGCCGGACCTGTTCTCGTTCATCGAGGACTTCGCGGGCGGGGTGAGCAGCTACTCCACCACGGAGGACGAGCGGCCGCTGCACGTGTCGAGGAACTCGTCGTTCGACACCGACGtcgcggcggaggaggtggcggcggcggtggcgcggcggcAGAGGCAGAGCAACAGCCTGCACCGGCTCATGGGGTACGGCTCGGCCAGCGAGCTGCTGCTGCGGCGCTCACCGAGCCTGTACGAGTACGGGAGCTTCGACAAGAGATCGACGCCGCCGTCCAACGCGAGTAGGCGGTACGACGACAGGAAAGGGAAGGCCATCTGCCTAGACACGGACGaggacgtcgccggcgacgatgacTCGGACGACGGTGGCGCGCTGAGGCGATCGAATGTGAGACGAGCTGGCAGAGGGATTCCTGTACCAGGAGCCATCAGGATCAGGTCGTAACAGAGGAGATCGACTCGTATATACTGTAGAGAGGATATAGATTCAGGTGACAGAATTCTGACAGATATAGTGAACTGTTTTTTTTGTTTCGCCATTCGTTTAGGTAGGCAGAGACTGGGGATTCATTGGTGtttgattgattttttttttcactgtCTGAGGTTACCAATGCTGCATAAATGTGGATAATTAGCCTCAACATTGTGATTCTTCACACCCCTTGTTTGGAAGTGTCAAGTGAACATTTCTTTCCACGATTCCTGTGGTCCAATTCATGATTctattttattgatttttttttaaaatgaaatgATCCGACCTTTACATTTGTTGATGTACACAAGCCTATCATAAACACTATGATAAATGTGAAACAAACGAATGGTACACAACTTCTAGAGAATTTTTTTTCAGAAAAGATTATCGCACTTACACACATGATGACGAGTCCAACCATAGGTTGATCTTGGGATCTTCATCACCAAAGCCGAGTTAAGCCACCACCTTCAAAAGGGGCACACAACATATGTGTCGCGAAGACTTGTCTAAAGAAGTTGAAGGCATCAATTACTATATCGCTAGCTTATGGGACTAAAGGCCATGAAGGAGATGTGGAGTTGTAGAGTTGCAAAATGCAATCGCAGTAGGCGGCGCAACCTTAGGAGCAGCATTTGTGGTTGTTGATCCAATATGGTTTTTAGTATTGTAGTGCTTTTGTTGGCATCGGTAAGTAAGTTGTTACTAGAGATTGGTGGAGGAAGATGTTGAATGTTTTGTGCACCTTTGGCTTGTAATAATTATGTAAGCGTGGATTTACAattttctgttgtactactctaaaTGGGTATGATATTTGTGGGACACTATTTTATGTACTATTATGTAAACGTGTAGTACACCACGAACTGGTGGTCACCACACCAATTCATCTTATAGTATGATAATTGTTTTCATGACTTGTCCCAAAAACACCAAGTTTAACACATCTTTGATGAACAATATTACGAGAAAGCATGAATAGGAAGAACATATGATTGCCATGTCATGCCCAGTCGAATCCTACATGATTTTGGCTCTTTTAATTTCGTTAGAGGAAAATCACAAGGATTATTTCCAATATGTTTGAGTGGTTGTAAACTTTCATATGAAACGTAGTACAAAGATATAAACAATGGTACAAAAAaatattttggaaaaaaaaatcttgCAAGATTCAATTTTATGAATCAAACCACAACCACAAAATTTTCTTCATGAGAATTCCAACCCTCCAAATTTGTACGAAAatcatttcaatgaaaggatctcAGGCTCcgttaaaaataaaaaaacccaCTAGAATTTATTGTGTTGAGGTGATGAAGAGTGGAGGCAACACATATCGACATGCCACTACAATATACGAGGACTGTATCTCTCTATGCAAGGAATTTTCAGATGTTGTGTTTGAGCATACTCCAATGGAGGCCAATTTGGCAGCACACATTTTAGCTAGCAAAGCGGAGGGATCCAATCCATTTGTGTGGAAAGAGGACCCCTGATTTCTTGATTAACGTAATCTCAGACGATGTATTTGTGTTTCTGAAAGCAATATAAATCGACATGATGGTTTTCCCTAAAAAAACTAGGATTTCTTGTTGATAAGATTCCTATGTGAAAATTTCCGTGGTATTGTTTGGGACATAGGACTAGGAATATTAGGTTTGTTTGAAATTCCATAGAATAACTCATGATTTCATCTCTATTTTGTATGTTTCCATGTGTGACACCCACACAACAACTTTGAAGTTCTTCGACTTACATGGTTCGTGTAGCGTAGAAATTTCAGTATACatgaatttaaacaattttttacCTAAGCTCCACGTTTTGAGTCCCCGTGCGTTTCGGAGGAGTTCTTGCTTGAATGTCAAACTAGGGCcctgtttgatttgtaggatttaTAGGACACAAGAATATGAAAACCGCAAGATTAGAATTCATGTCCAGTAGAATAATAAGGGATTTTAGAACATACAAAAAATTTCTTCAACTAGCGTTTAACTCAGAGGAAAAACAAAGAAATTGTATCATGAGATTTGGGTTGATGAATTTTTTTTCCACCAAAACATAATGCGATGCGATCATATAGGAAAAATCATATGCATTTCTAAGGATTATAGTTCTACAAATCAAACGGTGCACGTAGAAGAATTTGTAAAGAGCCCTACAAAATTACTATAGCATTCCTCTGAATCAAAAAGTTACCTTCCACCAGCAGAAAGTAAAGTAAAATCTGatgtatctcaaaaaaaaaaagtaaaatctgATGCGTTTCTTCCCCCCCAAAAAAACTCCGACCCGTTTCCATGGCGGTTTCACACTTCCGTGACGTCGGCCGTGACTCTACCCGTTCAAATTAAACCCAGATCAGGGTGATTTTGGTATTCCTGGAAATTCAGTCAAAACCGTCTGCCTATCCTTCCTCGAATTTCGTCACAAACACAACAACTTACCATCGCCTCTTCAAAAACTTTACCACGACTGCCCTTGTTCCTCTTCCCCCGTTCTGTTCCTGCAAAACCCCCTTCCCTCTCGCCGTGTTCCGTCTCCCCCGACGAGACAGACTCGACGAGAATCGGAAATCCGCAGCGCCAGAGCCTCCAATCTCCTCCGCCGCAATCCGCCATAGCCCCAATCTCCAGATTCCTTCCTCCCCCTGTCCCAATCGCGAGGATTTGGACGATTTTGCAGCCGCCCAATTCCGCCCCCCTCCCCCGTGCAAAACCCTCGCTCCCCAATGCTCCAGCGAATCCATTGACGACGCCAGATGGGAAGGAAGAAGGCGCGGCCGTCGCGGGCGGgtggcctccccgccgccgccgccgccgcggagcccGACCCCCCGAGCGCCCCCTCCAAATCGAAGCGCGCCGCCAAGGGCGAGGCGAGGAGGGACGTCCTGGTGGAGGTGGACGGCGGCACGCGCGGCCGCTCCGCAGACGACTGCCGCGACATCGCCGAGCTGGTCATCCGCGGCGCGCGGCTCGACGGCGAGGGGAAGGAGGCGGTCGACCTGGCGGCGCTGGAGGAGGCGTACTCGATGCTGGGGAGCGGCAGGCGCTCGCTGCGCCTGCGGGTGCGGGACGCGCCCGAGGACGGGTTCAGGCTCGGCCACTGGCCCGTGGTGCCCTCTGATTCCGTCCTCCTGGAGTACCACTCTGACAAGTTTGGTGCAGGCCGTGTGTTCATGTCAGGCCGTTTCGATGGCCCCGATGAAGGCGTATCTGGTCTCGTTCATCTGGTTAGCCTGGGGTTCGTGACGCTGCGGGTTGAGTTGCACAGCTTCTTCCAGATGAATGATGCGGTGCCGTCTGTGGCGCTTCGGGTTAGAGTGGAGGTGACGGACCAGGCTTTTGCGGCGTGCGAATCGCTTTTGGAGGTCGCGAGGCATCCCTGGAGGAAGAGCTTGATGAATGTGATGGCTTGGGTTCGCCCCGAGGTTACGACGTCCGCCACGATATATGGGATGGATGGTCTTGTTCCACCGGTGGACGGTGGCGCTGGTTGTGATTTTCCGCCGAAGAGTGACTCGCAGTTTGATCTTGCTGCTTTCTACGAAGCCGTCAAGCCTTCGACGTATGTGCCTTTCATCTCATGCTCTCATGTGTTGTTGTTAGGAAATCAATCATTAAGGCAATTATTCTGAACTATTTAATTAATGCTTCAATAAATATGCAGAAATTACACCGAAATAAATGTGGCATTAATTATATGGTTTTGTGCAATCTAGAATCGTATGTAACAAAGTTATGTCTTATGATAGTATCATTCTCTTTGTGTCTGTtatttgatgttttttttttctctatagGGATGCAGGGCTGTTGGAAGAGGAGCTTCCGGATTTACTTCCTCATCTCAGACCATATCAACTCCGTGCAGCGAATTGGATGGTCCAGCGTGAAAAAGGAAGTGCAGCTGTTTCATCACCCTATGAGGGTTATGTTCATCCTGCACCCTATTGTGTTCCAGTAGATTTTATTAACAAGAAGTCCAGGATGTTCTACAATCCCTTCAAGTAAGAGTTCAATGCATTTCACCTGTACTTCCCAGATGGTGTtgtgatttccttcattgtggatTAACATCTAAAACATCTTAGACTCGTATGCATATTATTATCTGCTTTGCATATTTGTTATCTTATTACCCAGTTGATCTTTTCCAGTAGTGTATTATTTCCTGTGTCTGGATTTGGAATTTATCTGTTCCTAATTTCCTATCAACAACCCCGAATAATTCAGTTTCATGTAATCTGTTACTTTGCAGTGGAAATGTTTCATTGCAACCAGAGCCTTCTCCACCTTATGTCTCTGGGGGCATTTTGGCCGGTATGTTGATACTAAGTGTCTGGACATAATTACAGTGCACTAATGTGTTGGCAACTAAGGATATCCATCACTAATTTCCTTTTTTTATGGCTGAATAATTATAGATGAaatgggcttggggaaaactgttgAGCTTTTGGCTTGCATTTTTGCCCATCGAAGTACACTTTCCATGGAGTGTTCTGTCTCTCAAAACAGAAAAGAATTAGATCGGATAAGTAGGCAAAAAAGAGATAGGATTGAGTGCATTTGCGGGGCTGCAAGTGAAAGTTCTGCTTACAAGGGGATATGGATCCAGTGTGACATTTGTGATGCTTGGCAACATGCTGATTGTGTTGGCTACACACCCAAGGAAGATTTAACCTTTGATGATGATAATATGTTGTCAAACTGTGAGAAAGGCACCGTGAAGTCAAAACGTAGAAGGAGAGCCACATATTCTATTGCAGAGACCGAAGAAAGCTACATTTGTGCAGTGTGCCTGGAACTTGCTGAAGCTGCTCAAACTACTATTTTCAGTCGTGCTACATTGATAGTATGCCCATCGCCAATATTGGCACAGTGGCACTCTGAAATTACCCGGTATGATTTCTCTTGTCCAAATAATAGCTGTGCAGTATTGTCTCAATTCT includes these proteins:
- the LOC124673398 gene encoding protein ENHANCED DISEASE RESISTANCE 4-like, coding for MAIPDTSGGGGGARHVRCPKCRSVLQEPAGVPVYQCGGCGASLRAKPRSADAQDAAVSAAQSSESALPSPRLSRSGRLGSGDVASTSAPASHPDAPASARHQGAGAARRSETGGLAPATEQALPSGEKRGHESHDHRSADQEEARGSSGRHRAGGVVSASAQPPPTAEKKGHDHRGAAEGSSGRHRARGAVSAPSASADFSKGSRDAAAENSDRRREAQPNPVVDVATKRGSGEAARPRSRDLGEASPVPARAADSRSAPAAVNWTRRDDAAAAAVAEEKAPSPPPRHAAQPQKMSPLHEKILKTVDELKDDLSELFSKSPELKPSTPPRTPRHRAQEGYASRPAIPTSRARHAAAAAALYRRGNAGYAADKHGQAAPRGLPSRRYRRCRADTFSGHHARLDEPCRRHSCCDHGHGKPECGSCRGHCCGGSCRAREHARPVAAVLEAKRRAPAPKQHCRPVLKGAPFIVCSSCFTLVQVPAGFAVASARVRDLRCGACSAVLSYSYRDPDRKKPAASPARHVGARPDLFSFIEDFAGGVSSYSTTEDERPLHVSRNSSFDTDVAAEEVAAAVARRQRQSNSLHRLMGYGSASELLLRRSPSLYEYGSFDKRSTPPSNASRRYDDRKGKAICLDTDEDVAGDDDSDDGGALRRSNVRRAGRGIPVPGAIRIRS